Proteins encoded in a region of the Deltaproteobacteria bacterium genome:
- a CDS encoding VOC family protein, with protein MSSSNRSFKVRLHHVHVFASDIRATLKFWQDMFGAQILFDTEIAGVRNVMIAVGSGRINIYDQSPRPGGGGAYHHLGIQTDDLESLIAHMADKGFSFRGSVREYGTLRYMMALAPDNILLELFQILPEKTPSSQQPIMKAFDFTD; from the coding sequence ATGTCCTCATCGAACCGATCCTTTAAGGTACGGTTGCATCACGTTCACGTCTTTGCTTCGGATATAAGGGCCACCCTTAAATTCTGGCAGGACATGTTTGGCGCCCAGATCCTTTTTGATACGGAGATTGCCGGGGTCCGGAATGTCATGATCGCTGTCGGTTCGGGACGGATCAATATTTACGACCAGTCGCCACGACCGGGCGGGGGCGGTGCTTATCATCATCTGGGAATTCAAACGGATGACCTGGAGAGTTTGATCGCCCACATGGCCGATAAGGGTTTCTCCTTCCGGGGGTCGGTCCGGGAATATGGCACTCTGCGGTATATGATGGCCCTGGCCCCGGACAACATTTTACTTGAACTGTTCCAGATTTTACCGGAAAAAACACCATCCTCCCAACAGCCTATCATGAAGGCTTTTGATTTCACGGATTAA
- a CDS encoding type II toxin-antitoxin system HicB family antitoxin has translation MMEYKGYMGHVEFDEEAEIFHGEVINTRDVITFQGKTVKEIKGAFRDSVEDYLKYCVKLGQPPEKPFTGKFLLRIPPDLHRKIYVAAKKSGESINAWIKEQLEQRVENVC, from the coding sequence ATGATGGAATATAAAGGCTATATGGGTCATGTGGAGTTCGATGAAGAAGCGGAAATATTTCATGGTGAAGTCATCAATACACGCGACGTTATTACTTTCCAGGGGAAAACCGTTAAAGAGATCAAAGGGGCCTTCCGGGATTCCGTCGAAGACTATCTCAAATATTGCGTTAAACTTGGCCAACCGCCGGAAAAACCTTTCACCGGGAAATTCTTGTTGAGAATCCCGCCTGATCTGCATCGAAAAATATACGTTGCCGCCAAAAAGTCCGGGGAGAGCATCAATGCCTGGATCAAAGAGCAATTAGAGCAACGAGTCGAAAATGTCTGTTAA